One genomic window of Chiloscyllium punctatum isolate Juve2018m chromosome 21, sChiPun1.3, whole genome shotgun sequence includes the following:
- the LOC140492658 gene encoding beta-enolase encodes MSIEKIHAREILDSRGNPTVEVDLYTAKGHFRAAVPSGASTGIYEALELRDGDKSRYLGKGVLKAVENINKHIGPALIEKKVNVLEQEKIDELMLHLDGTDNKSKFGANAILGVSLAVCKAGAKEKGVPLYRHIADLAGNKDLVLPVPAFNVINGGSHAGNKLAMQEFMILPVGAATFKEAMRIGAEVYHNLKNVIKAKYGKDATNVGDEGGFAPNILENNEALELLKTAIEKAGYTDKIIIGMDVAASEFCRKGQYDLDFKSPDDPSRYISGEKLGDLYKSFINNYPVMSIEDPFDQDDWENWSKFTSSVSIQIVGDDLTVTNPKRIQTAVDKKACNCLLLKVNQIGTVSESIKACKLAQTNGWGVMVSHRSGETEDPFIADLVVGLCTGQIKTGAPCRSERLAKYNQLMRIEEELGEKAKFAGRNFRKPL; translated from the exons ATGTCAATTGAGAAGATCCATGCCCGGGAAATCCTGGATTCCAGAGGGAATCCCACCGTTGAAGTGGACCTCTACACGGCCAAAG GCCATTTCCGAGCGGCCGTACCGAGTGGGGCTTCCACAGGGATTTACGAAGCTCTGGAACTTCGTGATGGAGACAAGTCCAGGTACCTGGGTAAAG GAGTACTGAAGGCTGTTGAgaacatcaataaacacattggcCCAGCGTTGATTGAGAAG AAAGTGAATGTACTTGAACAGGAAAAGATCGATGAGCTGATGTTGCACCTGGATGGAACAGATAATAAAT ctaaGTTTGGTGCCAATGCCATTCTGGGTGTCTCCCTGGCAGTTTGCAAAGCTGGTGCGAAGGAGAAGGGGGTGCCACTGTATCGCCATATTGCTGACCTTGCTGGCAATAAGGATCTTGTCCTCCCAGTCCCG GCCTTCAATGTGATCAATGGGGGTTCCCATGCTGGGAACAAGCTAGCCATGCAGGAGTTTATGATTCTGCCCGTTGGTGCTGCCACCTTCAAGGAAGCAATGCGGATTGGTGCAGAGGTCTACCACAACCTGAAGAACGTCATCAAGGCCAAGTATGGGAAAGATGCCACCAATGTGGGTGATGAGGGAGGATTTGCCCCCAACATCCTGGAGAACAATGAAG CTCTGGAGTTGCTGAAGACTGCAATTGAGAAGGCCGGTTATACCGACAAGATTATCATTGGGATGGATGTGGCAGCCTCTGAGTTCTGCCGCAAAGGACAATATGACCTGGATTTCAAGTCTCCCGACGATCCTAGCCGCTACATCTCTGGGGAGAAGCTGGGCGATCTGTATAAATCCTTCATCAATAACTACCCTG TTATGTCCATTGAAGATCCCTTTGACCAGGATGACTGGGAAAACTGGTCCAAGTTCACCTCTAGTGTGTCCATTCAGATTGTGGGAGATGACCTGACTGTCACAAACCCCAAACGCATCCAGACAGCGGTGGATAAGAAAGCTTGCAACTGTCTCTTGCTGAAGGTCAACCAGATTGGAACGGTCTCGGAGTCCATCAAGGC CTGTAAACTGGCTCAGACTAATGGCTGGGGAGTGATGGTGAGTCACCGCTCTGGGGAGACAGAGGATCCTTTCATTGCTGACCTGGTTGTAGGTCTCTGCACTGGCCAG ATTAAGACTGGGGCTCCGTGTCGCTCTGAACGTCTAGCTAAGTACAACCAGCTGATGAG GATTGAGGAGGAGCTGGGAGAGAAAGCCAAGTTTGCTGGTCGCAACTTCCGGAAACCACTGTGA